The Streptococcus sanguinis genome contains the following window.
ATAAGTAAAGCAAGTCGCTGAAAATCGTCCTAGATCTTTTTTAGGGTTTAAAGGTTCGGGTATATAATACATAAAATCTCCTATATTAAATTTGCTTTTTACCCTTTCTGCTCAAGAAATACAAGGTCAAAAAGATTCCCTCGTAAAGAAGAGCGAAAAGAATAAAGGCATGCATAAAAAATTCTTCTGGCAGAATCCAAATAACTGGATCCTTGGCCGGGTCAAACATCCAGGTATTGTCTCCAGCAAAGAGAACTTGATGAAAGAGTGTAAAAAAATTATTAAAGCCAATCAGAAAGGCCAGTCCAGCTAGAACGAGCGGCAAAAGGCTGATCACTAGAAAAGCCCGTCTGTAGAGACCTAAAAATCCCTTTTTGACTACTTTTTTGATAAAGAAGATAAAGGCCGGCAAAGTTATTAGAAAAATAGCTTGCGCCAAGTGAAAAAGATACTTGACCGCCTGAAAATGATGCAGCCCTGCTGCTGACGAGCGAAAATCCGGCATCGCCAGTTTCTGACTAAAAGGATTGGTCAGGTAATTCATCAAAATGTTGAAATTATACTGGATAGTATCAGCCTTCAGATGCACCTTATCGGACAACCTGAAATAAGAAATCTCCATTGGGTATAAGAGCCAAGCCAGATAAATGGTTAGCAATATTGCTGCTGCCAACAAGCACAAGACGCTTGCTGAAAATCTTACCTTATCACGCATCGAAGTCCCACTCCGCTAGACTGGACAAGACATGCGTCGGCTGGATTGGCAGATTGGGCACTTCTTCTGGCAAGGTAAAGCCTGTCGTAACCAAGAGGGTCGGAATGCCATTGTCGATTCCCGCTCGAATATCTGTCAGGTAGTTATCACCGACCATGACCACTTCCTCACGCGCCAGTCCTAAATGCTCTATGGCTTTTTCCATGATGATGGCATTTGGCTTGCCGATAAAGGTCGGCTCAACCCGAGTAGCTGCTTCCAAGAGGGCGTTGATAGCACCCGCTCCCGGCTGCAGACCTCGCTCCGTTGGAATATTGAGATCAGGATTGGTCCCGATAAAGTGAGCACCTTTTTGAACGGCCAGAGTCGCTATTGTCAGCTTCTCATAGTCCACTTCCCAGTCCAGACCCACTACAACATAGTCAGGATTTTCTATATCCTCTATATATCCAGCTTCTTCAATGGCATGTTTAAGTCCGACATCTCCGATAACGTAGACTTTCTTGCCCAGATTTTTCTCCTGCATATAATCAATGGTAGCTAAAGTAGCTGTGTAAATAGTCTCAAGTGGCGTCTCAATATTAAAATTTTCAGCCAGCATGGTCTGCACTGCTTCTGGAGTGCGAGTAGTGTTATTGGTCACGAAAAGATAGGGAATCTTGCGCTTTTGTAACTCATGCACAAAAGCTTCACCAGCCGGAATCCGACTCTTGCCCTTATAAATCGTCCCGTCTAAATCAATCAAATATCCTTTATAAGTCATTTCTACTCTTCCTCATTCTCTTGTTTAAACTCTTGCCAGGTCACTAAAGCCTGAGCATTGACTTCACCATCACTGGAAATTTGGTGATTGCTCTGGAGACCTTCTAGGTCATAGCTAGAAGCAATCATGCCGCCCGGACGGACTTCCTTGACATACTTGAGATGGACTTTCTTGGGAATGTGCCGGGTGAGGAAATCTGCTCCCATAACCTCAAAGATCCAGTCCAGATACTTGCTATTATTGACATGGCCATTCATATCCAAGTCGTAAAAGCGTACATGGTAGTCCTTGCTGACAGGATTTTCCAAGTCTGGATACTTAGGACCGCGCAGTAATTTCTTGGAAAACTCAGATTGATATGGCGCTACAATCTCCGGATCAACGGCACGAACCTTGCGGCTATCCCGGTCCATGAGAACAAAGGTTGCCATCATCTGAATAATGGCTTCACCCGCTTCATCAAAAATTGTGAAGCGACGGTAGCAAAAGAGTCGATTGTAGGTCAAAGCTTCTGTTTCAATGGTAATTTCCTCTGCAAATCGCGGCAGTCGTGTCACATCAATATCATAGTCCGTGATAATCCAGACAAGGTTATGCTGCTCCAGCATATCCTTGTCACTGACGCCAAGCTCGATCGACTGCATCCCCGATACCTGCAAGGACAGCAGGATAACATCCGGCAGCTTGATATGGCCATTCATATCTGCCATATCAAAAGGAATTTTCATTTTCATTTGATAAGTTAAGCCCATGATTTACTCCAATATAAATTTCTCAGCAACCGTATCGCCCAAAAAGAGGCCTTGTTTGGTCATGCGCACGATATCTCTGTCTGGCACTAGCAAGCCCTGCTCAGTCAGCTCAGACACAACAGCTCCGTACTGGCCTTCAAAGGAAAGACCGAATTTTTCCTCGAAGCGCTTTTTAGAAACACCTGACTTCTTGCGCAGTCCTAGAAACATTTCTTCTTCCATCTTTTCGTTCAGCGTCAGCACTTCTTCCTGTACTCGCGCATTGCCCGCTTCAACCGCCTGCAGATAATGACGAATCGGCCCGTGGTTTTTATAGCGAACACCATCGACATAGCCAGACGCTCCCGCTCCAATACCATAATACTCCGCATTGTCCCAGTACATGAGATTGTGGCGGCTCTCAAAGCCTGACTTGGAAAAGTTGGAAATCTCATAATGCTCGAAGCCGGCCTTTTCTAGCTCAGCTATAATGTAGTCAAACATCTCTGCTTCTAAATCTTCCTTGGGCAGAGGCAGCTTTCCTCGTCGCATCCGATTCATAAAGACCGTATGATTTTCCAAAATCAAGCTGTACAAACTCATGTGGGGAATGTCCAGGGCAATAGCCTTGGCTACATTGGTTTTCACATCTTCCATGGTCTGCTTGGGCAGGGCATAAATCAGATCAATCGAGATATTATCAAAACCTGCTTTTTTGAGATTGGCAATATTCTCGTAGATGTCCTTTTCCAAGTGACTGCGGCCAATTTGCTTAAGCATGCGGTCATTGAAAGTCTGTACGCCCAGCGAAACCCGATTGACAGGCGAGGCTTTGAGTACAGCAATCTTCTCCTGATCCAAATCCCCGGGATTGGCTTCAATGGTCAGCTCTTCAAGATAAGACAAGTCCAGCTTGTCCGTTAGCTTTTCCAACAAAAAGGCTAATTGAGGCGCAGATAGAGCTGTCGGAGTCCCTCCACCGATATAGAGGGTACGGAGCTTTTTGATATCGTAAGAATCATACTCCTCAATCAAATGATCCAGATAAGAATCTACCGGCTGGTTTTTGATAAAAACCTTGGAAAAATCGCAGTAATAACAAATCTGAGTACAAAAAGGAATATGCACATAAGCAGAAGTCGGTTTGGTTTGCATAGTACTTATTATACCACAGTTTTAAAGAGAGGACTTATTTGATTCTCAAACAAAGGAAAAAAGAGTGAGCCTGCAAAGACAAAAATTATCCTCGCAAGTCACACCCTTTCCTATAATTCAAAAAATCAAAGATCTAAATCACTTCCTCCCCAACTCCTGCGTCCTCTTGTAGGCAGCTTGAACGGCATCCATGACTGTTCCTCGAAAGGCATTTTCTTCCAGACTGGCTACCCCAGCGATGGTCGAACCGGCCGGACTGCAGACCTGGTCTTTGAGTTGAGCCGGATGTTTCCCACTGACCTGACTTAGCTTGGCAGCACCCAAGAGGGTCTGATTGGCTAGCTGCAGGGATATATCGCGACTGAGTCCTGTTCGGACACCCGCATCAGCTAAAGCCTCTATAAAGAGATAGACGAAAGCTGGTCCACAGCCAGCAAGGGCCGTGGCAGCATCCAACTGCTTTTCCTCTAGTTTGACTAAAAGGCCAGCAGAAGACAGAAGTTCCCACAACAAGTCTTCATCCGCTTGATTCGCCTGCTGGGATAAGCTATAGGTAACAACCCCCTCACCTACAGCTACCGGTGTATTAGGCATTATCCGAATCCAACGATGGTGGCTAGGTGTCAATTTTTCTAATATTTCCAAGGTCAGACCAGCAGCCATGGAAACCAGCAAAAGAGATTCCCGTTTTTCTAGAACTTCCTGATATTCAGTCAGCAAGTCAGCAAATTGAGCTGGTTTGATTCCCAGAAAAATCACCTCTGCCTGAGCAAAAACTTCTTTATTACTGACCGGCTGCCCACCAACTTCCGCAGCAATCTTTTCAGCCTTTTCACGACTGCGATTGGCTAGTAGTAATTCGCTTCTAAATCTTTCATCTTGGGCAACTAGACGGGCTAAACTGCCGCCCATATTTCCCAGACCGATAAATCCAATTTTCATCATTATTTCCTCACTTGACCAGTCCCTTGGATGACGTACTTATAGCTGGTCAGCTCTTTCAGCCCCATAGGACCTCTAGCATGCAATTTTTGAGTAGAAATCCCCATTTCGCAGCCAAGGCCAAATTGACCGCCATCTGTAAAGCGGGTTGAAGCATTGACATAAACTGCTGCGCTATCCACCTGCTCTGTGAAGTAAGCTGCCGCTGCATCGTTCTCCGTCACAATGGCATCCGAGTGATGGGTGCTGTGAGCTTCAATATGCTCCACCGCTTCTTCCAGCGAAGAAACCAGCTTGACCGCTAAGATATAGTCCAAAAATTCGGTGTCAAAATCTTCCGATTTAGCTTGTGTTCCAGAGATATATTGAGCTGCATTCTCATCCAAACGTAATTCAACAGGGTTTTCTTGCGCAACATCACGATCTGTCACCAGCATCTTCTGTAAACGTGGTAAAAATTCAGCTGCAATTTCTTCATGGACCAGCAATACTTCCATAGCATTGCAGACAGAAGGGCGACTGGTCTTGGCATTCTCAATAATGGCCAAGGCCTTGTCTTGATCAGCATCCTTATCTACATAGACATGGACGATTCCAGTACCTGTCTCAATAACCGGCACAGTCGCATTTTCCACGACCGCCTGAATCAGTCCGGCGCCACCACGAGGAATGAGCAAATCCAGATAGCCCTTGGCCTTCATCATAGCCTGGGCTGAAGCCCGACTGGTATCAGAAACCAACTGGATACAATCCGGCGAAATCTCCGTCTGAGCTAAGCCTTTTTTTAAAGCTGTGACAATAGCCAGCGCTGTCTGATAGGCATCCTTTCCACTTCTGAGAACGACTGCACTACCACTTTTTAGAGCCAGAGCCGCAGCGTCAGAAGTGACATTAGGCCGGCTTTCGTAGATAATCCCAATCACGCCCATGGCCACCCGCTGTTTACTGATGACAAGGCCGTTCTCAAGCTCGGTCCTTTCCAAGACTTGCCCTACAGGATCCTCTAAGTCAATCAGCTGACGAATCCCCTCTGCCATAGCCGCAATCCGCTCCTCATCCAGATAGAGGCGATCCAGCATCACATCTGAAATCTTACCTTTAGCTGCGGTCATATCCGCTTCATTGGCTGCTAAAATATCCGCACGAGAAAGCCAGAGCTGCTTTGCCATTTCTTCCAAAGCATGGTTTTTCTCAGCCGTTGTGGCCGTATTGATTGTCTTCTTGACTTTCTGAATCTTTTCAAAAATTGCTTGTGTTGAGGTCATCGCTTCTCCTTTCCTCATCTTCTAAAATTCTGCAAATAAATCATTCAACTCCGGTGTCAGAGAAATCCAGTCATCCCGATGAATGACGACACCTTTAGGTTTATTGGACTTGAGCATATCTTTAAGAGCTGACTTGCCAAAACGCACGCGCCCTTTACCAAGAATAGCTCCACTGCCTTCTTCATAAACAGTCACCGTATCCTGATAGGAAAAGCTCCCCGATACAGATACAAGACCGGATACCAACAAACTTTTCCCCTTATTTCTGAGAGCGTCGGCTGCTCCTTGATCTACATAGATTTCCCCTTGACTTTTAGCATAGAAAGCCAGCCATTGCTTCTGCGTTTTTAGACCTTTTTCCTGGGCTAGAAAGAGGCTGCCATCCTTGGTTTCCTCCACAGCTTCCAGCAGAGCATCAGTCTTGAGTGAGGAGCAGATATAGACCGGAACACCAGACATGGTCGCAAGCGTCGCTGCCTTGATCTTTGTCAGCATGCCGCCAGTGCCATTGCTCGTTCCCGCACCGCCTGCCATATCAATCAGCTCAGAGCTAATCCTCTCAATCTTTTCAAGCCGGCGTGCATCTGGATTGGTAGAGGGATTGGCTGTGTACAGTCCGTCTACATCTGTCAGAAGTACCAAGAGATCCGCCTGAACCATAGCCGCTACCTGCGCACTCAGTGTATCATTATCCCCGACCTTGAGTTCCTCAATGGCCACCGTGTCATTTTCATTGATGATAGGAATAGCTCCACGATTCAGCAAGACAGACAAGGCCTGATGGGCGTTCTTGTAACGCCGCTTATCTGCAAAATCATCCTGGGTCAAAAGAATCTGAGCAGAAATGATTTGCTTCAAAAGAAGATTGGTTGTATATTCCTCCAAAAGCAAACCCTGTCCAACAGCAGCTGATGCCTGTTTATCCGCTACCTTAGTCGGTCGCTTTTTAAAGCCCAGAGAAGAAAAACCTGCTGCAATGGCTCCTGATGAGACCAAGATCAACTCATGTCCCGCCTCATGCAAGAGAGCCAACTGCCGAGTAATTTCCTTTACTTTGGCGCGTGACAGACTGCCATCTGAGTTTGTCAATGACGAAGTCCCCACCTTAAATACGATTCGCTTTGCTTTCATTTCCTTTTCCTTCACTGCTAGATTGTCTTATTATACCACGATTTACGGAAAATAAAAACGACCGCGATTGAGACGGTCAGAGAAAAATTTGTATTTTAACAATGAACAAACCTACCTATTCTTGTCGCAATTTCTCCAAGGTTTCTTGGAAAACGGCTGGCGCTTCAGCTGTAAATTCCAGCACTTCACCAGTTCGAGGATGGGTAAAGCCCAGCGTTCGCGCGTGCAAAAACTGTCCATGTCCTTTTAAGGTCTTACGCGGTCCATAAACTTCATCACCAGCTACTGGATGACCAATATAGGCCATGTGGACGCGGATCTGATGAGTCCGTCCCGTTTCCAGTTGAAGCTCAACCAGAGTATAGTCACCAAAACGTTCCAAGACTTGGAAACGCGTCAGAGCCGGCTTGCCTTTTGCCGTCACAGTCTGCTTCTTGCGGTCCTTTTCACTGCGGCCAATCGGTGCTTCAATCACTCCACGGTCATTAGGCAGATTTCCATGAACAATAGCCCAATATTTGCGAAGGGATTTCTTATCCTTGAGCTCATCAGCCAGAGCCACATGGGCTTGGTCATTTTTTGCTATCATCAGAAGTCCTGAAGTGTCCTTGTCAATCCGATGGACAATCCCCGGCCGGAGAACTCCATTGATTCCGGACAGGTCTTTGATGTGGTACATAAGGGCGTTGACTAGCGTACCGCTGGTATGGCCTGCAGAAGGATGGACCACCATGCCCTGAGGTTTATTAACGACTGCCACATCCTCATCTTGATAGATGATTTCTAGCGGAATATCCTCTGCCACATATTCGACTACTTCTGGTTCAGGCAGTTCATAGGTGATGACATCGCCTTCTTTGACAGCGTATTTGGCTTTTTTGGCTTGTCCATTGACCAAAATCTGGCCGTCCTTAATCTGTTCATTAGCCAAGCTCCTTGACAGGTCTGTCAGCTCTGCCACCGCCTTGTCCAATCGCTGACCAGCTACCGAGGCATCAATTCTTACTTCCATCTTTTTCTTCCTTCAAAATCATCAGCAGTAAAATAGCCACACCAAAGGTCAGATACATATCTGCTACATTGAAAATAGCAAAATTAATAAAATCTAACTGAAACATGTCCACAACAAAACCTTGACGTATCCGATCAATAAAGTTCCCTAAACCGCCAGCAATCACCAAGGTCAGCCCAGACAGCATCCACTTTGAGGCATGGAGGTGCTTGATGAGGTAGTAAACAGCTCCGCCGATGACCAAAAATGTCACCAAAGTAAAGAGCCATTGCTGGTTTTCCAGCATGGAAAAGGCTGCGCCGGTATTCTGAAGATAGGTCAGACTCACCAGATGCGGAATGAAACTCTTGACCTGCCCCAGCTTAAAATCGCTGACAATATGTAACTTGACCAGCTGGTCCAAAGCAATAAGAACCAAGACTGCAAAAGGAATAATAATTTTTCTTTTCATACTTTATTTTTTCTGCGCAAAATACTCTTTCATAACTGATACGAAGTCTTCTCCGACCTGAGTCAACTCCACATCTTCACGCTTGACATAGACCATGTGGTTGTCCAAGTTGTCACGAAGCTTGATGACGGTAATACCATTTACACTATTGCTGTCCAAAAAGCCAGATCCAGTCGCATAAGCATCAGTCCGCTCCAAAATCCCATTCAAAGTCGCTCGGTCCGTCACATTAAACATCTGGGAACTGGCACTGGTATCGACAAAGTTCTCTGAATAATAGAGATACTCGTCCTTTTCCTGGGTGAAGCGAACAGTCGGCAGAGCAGCCAAATCTTCCATGACTAGCTCATTTTTTTGAGTCAGAGGATGATCTTCCCGCAGGTAAATGTGAGTCTGAAAAGGAATTAGCTCCACTACTTCCAAGCCTAGCTTTTCCACCCGCTGCATAATGCCTTTGGTATTCTGATTATTGAGGTAGATAATGCCAATTTCACTGTGGCCTTGCGCGACTTCGTCTAGGATCTGCACAGTTGTTGACTCAAAAATCCGGAAGTTCTTATACTCAGGATAGGTCTGAGAAAATTGTGTAATCAAAGGCGGCAGAAAATCATAGTGCTGGCTGGCAATTGAAAACTCATCCCGCTCCTCCTCAGGATTTGCATATTGATTTTGAAAAACATCAAAACCCTTGACCAAGTCTTGAGCTTTTTCATAAAACTCCATTCCTCGGCGAGTCAGAAAAGTACCACTGCTGGTCCGACGAAAAATCTTGAAGCCCAGCTCCTTTTCCAAATCACGGACAGAGATAGACAGACTAGGCTGGCTGACATACATTTTTTCCGCAGCTTCTCGAAAGGTCCCACTGTTAGCAATGGCAACCACATAACGCAATTGTTGAATATTCATAACATTTTCCTTCTTTACATATCGTCTCATTATACCATAAACAAAGGCAGAACAAAAGAAACCAGCCGTAAGAAGCTGGTTTCTCCTTTTAAGTTAATGAGCAATCTGAGAAAAATTTGCTATTTTTCTTTTAGATAAACAACCTCTGTCATCTCTTTGAAGCCTAGCTTTTTATAGAGTTTCAAAGCTCGGGCATTCTGCTTTTCTACGACAATCTGAAACTCCTGTCCATTTAGCTCATTCAAATCCTGCATACTTGCAAGCAAGAGATAGCTTCCTAGCCCCTGACCCTGAAAATCTTGATCAACCGCCAATCCAAAGAAATAATTGGTCCCAAAATCCGTATCAACTGATACTGAAGCCACAACCCGACCATCTTTTTTCAGGATATAGAGCAAGCTGGATGCGCTGCTGACGGCTTCTCTGGCATATTTCAAAGCAACATCTAGCAGTGTCTCAAAGACTTGGGACTGAAAGTCTGCAATCTCCTCTGCTAAGTCCAAACTTCCCTGCAAGACCTCTATCCCTTCTTTTTCTTCCAGAGGAAAAGTTTGAGCAGGCTGTGCCAGCCAGATTTCTGATTCATCCTCTTGGTAATCAAATCTCCGAGCATAATCAGGTTGATCGTTCAAAAAGGCCCGCTCTGCTACATACTCAATCTCGGTCAAAGCGTACTTATCTGCCACTTTTCTAAAAGCAGCTAGGAGCTGATTAGCTACACCCTGACGGCGATACGACGGTAGAACATAGAGAGACACCTCTGCTTGACCGGGTTCATCCGCGTAGACAGATAAAAAGCCGATGGTTTGACCATCCATCTCAGCCAAGAAGAAGGCTGGCATTTCAGGAACTGCATTATAATTATTATCCAGATAGGGCAGTCGATAGCCTCCGTCTGCCTTATTACACTCTTGAACTAATTCAAACAATGCCTGCTTTTCTTTCTCAGGTAATGCACTATAAATACTTATCTGCATCTGTCTCACTTCTTTCCAGTATTTCTTTCTATTTTACTACAAAAACCCTAGTCAAGTCATTCAAAAAGGGACTGGGACAAAAGTCCTAGCCTCTCAATTGTCTTTGGATTGTCGAGCAAGACGCAGTGGTTGAGTGGGCTCTACTACGCTGATTTCATCAGCTTTTACAGCCCTACTCAACTGTGCGGAGGTGGGACGACGAAATCGAATTCTAACGAATTACCGATTTCTGTCCCACTCTCAATCTCGCTAAGTGAATCGTTTTTATTTTTCAACGTGGTCAGCAAGTTCTTCCTGGGCTTTTTTATTTGCCGCAGTAGCTTCTTCTTTCCATTTTTTCTTAGCCGCTTCGTATTCTTTGGTCGTTACAACATCCTCCTGAAGCTGGGTCAGCTTGAAGTTGTAGGCTGAACCCTTGACACCAACTGGTGAGTAGGCCTTTGTAAATGGCACTGATTTAGTAACAGACGGTGTTGCTCCTTGTGAAACAGTCGGGATAATCAAGCCACTATCTAGCAACCAGGCTTCCGCTTCTGCATACTTTTCGTAACGCAGCTGCACATCATTGGTTTCAGCATTAGCTTCTTCCAGCATCTTGGTATAAGTATCCAAGCCTAGCTCTTTAATCTTATCATTATCTTGACCTGGTTCAAATCCAAAGTTTTGCAAGCTTCCACCGTTCTTGATATTAAGAGTATCAAGGTAAGTAGAAGGATCTTGGTAGTCACCTACCCAGCCACCGGTAGACATATCATAGTCTTTTTGAGCAGCAGAGTTAGCAAAATAAGTGATATTATTAAGATCGTCTGTGCTCATCTTTTGCAGGTCAATGACGACATTTTCCGCTCCAAGAGCCGATTCGATTGACTGCTTGGTTGAGCTAGCCCATTGAACACCAATCGTGCTAGACTGATCCACTGGCATATCTAAGTGAATCGGGAATTCAACTCCCTTAGCCTGCAAGGCTTGCTTCGCTTCTGCAAATTTCGCCTTAGCTTTTTCCGGATTGTAGTAAGGATCTTGAGCGTCAGAAAGGTCAATTCCTTGCCATTGGCTGCCATAATTAACTAATTTTTCCCCAACAACGGTTCCAAAATCCTTGTCGCCAATTTGGACAAAGCTAGGCGGTACCAAGGTATTTCTCAAGACCTTAGTCGCTCCGTCTTCACCATTTCCTTGCGCACCATAAGATGTACGGTCAAAGGCAAAGTTGATAGCCTGACGGAAGTCTTTGTTCATGATTGCTTCGTTAGTGGCAGATTTTTGAGCGTCTGTTGTTTTAGAAGTATGATTGTAAGACTGACGGTTGTAGTTGAAATTATAGTAATAAGAAGTAGAATCCTGCGGGCTGTAAACGATATTGTCCGCGTACTTCTTCTTGACTGAAGCAAAGCCCGAGCTATTCGGATAGAGACGAGCTGTGCTGTAAACGCCATCGCTGAAGTTACGAATCAGCGCTTCCTGATCATTTCCATCATAGTAGGTCAGCTTGATGCTATCCAAAGTCACATTGTCTTTGTCATAATAGTTTTGGTTCTTGACAAATTCCATCACAGACTTGGAAGTCAGAGACTTGAGCAAGTAAGGACCGTTATAGAGGATGCTAGACGGCTTGACAGAGCCAAAATTGCTTCCTTCTGCTTTCAGAAACTCCTCATTGACTGGGAAAAGAATCGTGCTGGTCGTTTTAGAGTTCCAGTAAGGCTCAGGGCGAGCCAGAGTGTATTGCAGGGTATGGTCATCAATAGCCTTGACACCAACATTGTCAAAATTCTTATCTTCACCCTTGATATAAGCATCCAAGCCCTTCACAGAGTCCTGAACGAGATAAATAGCTTCAGAATTTTCATCTGCTGCATACTTCAAGCCAGTCACAAAGTCCTGAGCCTTTACTTCTGCATATTCTTCACCATCGGATGTGTACCATTTAGCATCATCACGCAGCTTATAAGTATAGGTCAGACCGTCCTTAGAAACTGTCCATGACTTGGCGATTGAGGGAATCAGGTTCCCGTACTTGTCATTTTCAAAAAGCCCATCGACCAGGTTGGAAATGACATCACCTGTCGTTGCACGGTTTGTAGTAAGATAGTTCAAGCTGTCAGGGTCTGAACTATAAACGTAAGTATAATTATTTGTGCTAGATGAAGACCGGCTACAAGCTGTCAGCAATAGCCCGGCACTCAGTGCAACTCCAGTCGCAATCAGCCACTTTGATGCTTTCATGGATAGAACCTCCTTTGATGTTACATTTTATAACATGAACTATTATACCAAAAAACGTATAAAAAGTAAATAGTAAACCGATGACAGTTGAGCAAAATATCTAAGGACGGGTACTTTTAGCAAGCTCACAAAGTTTTCCCTTACCGCATTTCTGCAAATTTCCAAATAAAAAAGGAAGAATCTGCTTTTACTGCATAGTTGCTTTGGATTCTTCCTTTTTGTTATTTTATCAAGAATGAGTAAAACTGTTAGAAGTTTAACAATGCTTACTCTTTCTTTTATTTCTTATAGTCTTCGGTATGATAAGCCATACAGATAGACAACTCCAAACAAGAACAAGGCACCCAGCAAGGTTAAGAACAAGCTGCTGCTGTCTCCTGTTTTAGGAAGCTGGCCAAACTGTGTTGCCTGCTTACTGAGTTGCCGACGAGGACTTACAGGTTCAACAGAACGCAAACTCAACTGCGGAGGATTTTGTTGACCCGGAACCATGCTCTGCCTAGCTGCAGTAATCTGAATAAGCTCCTTGTAATAACCTTCTCCCATGCTGAATTCTCTGTCTTGACTGTCAATCAAGGTTAGGGAAAGCACTGGACTGAACTGACCTTCTACTAAGCCTTTCAAGCCAATCTCAACCGGATTAGAATCATTGGCTTTTTTAGAAATCAGAACAGTATCACCAGAGATGGTATAGTCTGGACTCGGGAGAATGCTAAAATGCTTAGTATCCATCTTAAGAGCAAGGCGGTAGTCATTTTTCTCTAGACCATTTAATCCACTCAGGGTAACCGTAGCTGTAAAAGGCTGATCTAGCTGAGCAGATGTAGGAACATTGACTTTGATATCCTTTACTGGATCGATATAAAAGAGACCATGCCCGATAGGATAGGCAACCTCTGTCTCAGACATGATGCCATCCTTGATACGCGGCACATTTACTGGTAGCGTTCCAACATGTTTTTGACCGTTGAAAATCACTTCCACTCCAGCCGGGATATTAGGACCGAAGGCATTATCCGGCTTCAGAGACTCAGTTGGATCCATACCCTTGTTTCCATAAACTGCTACAATAGCCTTGGCATTAGGATAATTCGCTACATCATAAGGTTTGGAAATGCTCATGACAGCTGCCTGTTTTCCAGTTGCATTTGCATAGTCCACGACTTCTGTCGGAACCCTTGTCAGCCAGAAATCGCTGGCCAGTTGAGATTGACGGCCAATTTCAGAGATTAAGACAAGGTGAGTCGCTTGGTCAATCTTTCCTTTCAAATCTTCTAACTTGGTTGTCTTGCTGTAGTTCAGCGCTTCATATGTGACACCTGCTGGAATCACTCCGTCGGCTATCAAACGCTTGACGCCCAGCTCTAGTCCAGGCACTTCATCGTCATAGGCTGCTAACAGCAAAATCCTATCGCCAGATTTGACCTTAAAGGGCAGAACAGTATCATCGTTTTTAACTACCGTTACTGCACTAGCAGCGATTTTTCGTTCAGTATCTCTGTTCAGCTCTGAGCCAACGGCTTCTTCTGCCTTAGCTTGAGTTCGCTCAGATGGGTCAAAGTCTAAAACACCCCGTTTTTCTTTTAGAT
Protein-coding sequences here:
- a CDS encoding signal peptidase II, producing the protein MKRKIIIPFAVLVLIALDQLVKLHIVSDFKLGQVKSFIPHLVSLTYLQNTGAAFSMLENQQWLFTLVTFLVIGGAVYYLIKHLHASKWMLSGLTLVIAGGLGNFIDRIRQGFVVDMFQLDFINFAIFNVADMYLTFGVAILLLMILKEEKDGSKN
- a CDS encoding glutamate 5-kinase, producing MKAKRIVFKVGTSSLTNSDGSLSRAKVKEITRQLALLHEAGHELILVSSGAIAAGFSSLGFKKRPTKVADKQASAAVGQGLLLEEYTTNLLLKQIISAQILLTQDDFADKRRYKNAHQALSVLLNRGAIPIINENDTVAIEELKVGDNDTLSAQVAAMVQADLLVLLTDVDGLYTANPSTNPDARRLEKIERISSELIDMAGGAGTSNGTGGMLTKIKAATLATMSGVPVYICSSLKTDALLEAVEETKDGSLFLAQEKGLKTQKQWLAFYAKSQGEIYVDQGAADALRNKGKSLLVSGLVSVSGSFSYQDTVTVYEEGSGAILGKGRVRFGKSALKDMLKSNKPKGVVIHRDDWISLTPELNDLFAEF
- a CDS encoding RluA family pseudouridine synthase, coding for MEVRIDASVAGQRLDKAVAELTDLSRSLANEQIKDGQILVNGQAKKAKYAVKEGDVITYELPEPEVVEYVAEDIPLEIIYQDEDVAVVNKPQGMVVHPSAGHTSGTLVNALMYHIKDLSGINGVLRPGIVHRIDKDTSGLLMIAKNDQAHVALADELKDKKSLRKYWAIVHGNLPNDRGVIEAPIGRSEKDRKKQTVTAKGKPALTRFQVLERFGDYTLVELQLETGRTHQIRVHMAYIGHPVAGDEVYGPRKTLKGHGQFLHARTLGFTHPRTGEVLEFTAEAPAVFQETLEKLRQE
- a CDS encoding GNAT family N-acetyltransferase, translating into MRQMQISIYSALPEKEKQALFELVQECNKADGGYRLPYLDNNYNAVPEMPAFFLAEMDGQTIGFLSVYADEPGQAEVSLYVLPSYRRQGVANQLLAAFRKVADKYALTEIEYVAERAFLNDQPDYARRFDYQEDESEIWLAQPAQTFPLEEKEGIEVLQGSLDLAEEIADFQSQVFETLLDVALKYAREAVSSASSLLYILKKDGRVVASVSVDTDFGTNYFFGLAVDQDFQGQGLGSYLLLASMQDLNELNGQEFQIVVEKQNARALKLYKKLGFKEMTEVVYLKEK
- a CDS encoding LysR family transcriptional regulator encodes the protein MNIQQLRYVVAIANSGTFREAAEKMYVSQPSLSISVRDLEKELGFKIFRRTSSGTFLTRRGMEFYEKAQDLVKGFDVFQNQYANPEEERDEFSIASQHYDFLPPLITQFSQTYPEYKNFRIFESTTVQILDEVAQGHSEIGIIYLNNQNTKGIMQRVEKLGLEVVELIPFQTHIYLREDHPLTQKNELVMEDLAALPTVRFTQEKDEYLYYSENFVDTSASSQMFNVTDRATLNGILERTDAYATGSGFLDSNSVNGITVIKLRDNLDNHMVYVKREDVELTQVGEDFVSVMKEYFAQKK